The candidate division TA06 bacterium genome has a segment encoding these proteins:
- a CDS encoding AsmA family protein, whose translation MPKFLKIILIIAAVFVVVFAAAGITLKMIFTPEKLRTLIMPKIEQAVDRKVMVNKFSLKVWTGLGVELDGIELANAKGFADQPMVKVESIVLKINLLGLLKRQLVISSLVIDKPEILIEKDIKGVFNFSDLVKPAPQGQEQKTAAPPSSSPVSLAMQSFRIKDGRFEFEDRQGKVKALAFGINEELSFSADLKLENIRTKGTIKVADISAEAPGLKVSKIYVNINHDIAINLPKKIVTINDITVAPQGIAFSLGGTVTNFDSLPILDLALKTSAIEIKQIINALPPEIKAQAKDVQATGQIELGLKVTGQIDPKDPRSLPKVDGSMALKNIGIKYAMLPKSVSDVNGQIAFSEKDLNIKNISAKLGTAGFSMSCLVQNFENPYVKAAFKGNFDLGEVKDYVPLEEGLTLSGKINADFKAEGKIKDVNSFKMDGKIELRNLNFATAALLKPVSDMNGTVQLTKNLINIPDISCKIGRSSMSFNAQVKNFLSLVPEQPAPKGGKAPVVLPKQGKAVITFALNSPLLDLDEMLPPPPKASDAAKSLSDKKAPPVMLPLPDMLMDGKVRIAKIKFLKIDFDNLAGNLTLADRKLNLDGQVNVYSGKVRGTVWADLNDLTKIEYRLGANAEKLEADDFLTALTPLDNRMHAKLDVKGDFSGLAPDTILIKKTLKGQGKASTGEGKITNWPMLADILSYCNLSETREVSFRSLTMGFRIADEKIYLDDLQMASKFGDVSLSGSSSFLGYLDYRVSITLTKEESDKVKLKGGNVAGLFTNKDGRVALDLLVKGQSPKPGIGLDTQMAQARLKGKAQEEIDKAKKQAEEAAQKQAEELKKKAAEEAKKLFKWK comes from the coding sequence GCCGTGTTCGTGGTGGTATTCGCGGCCGCCGGGATCACCCTTAAAATGATCTTTACCCCGGAAAAACTGCGGACCCTGATCATGCCCAAGATCGAACAGGCGGTGGACCGCAAGGTCATGGTCAACAAGTTTTCGCTTAAGGTATGGACCGGGCTGGGGGTAGAGCTGGACGGGATAGAGCTGGCCAACGCCAAAGGCTTTGCCGACCAGCCCATGGTCAAAGTGGAATCCATAGTGCTCAAGATCAACCTGCTGGGATTGCTGAAGCGGCAGTTGGTAATTTCCAGTCTGGTGATCGACAAGCCGGAGATACTGATAGAAAAGGACATCAAGGGCGTCTTCAACTTCTCCGATCTGGTCAAGCCCGCGCCCCAAGGGCAGGAGCAGAAGACAGCCGCTCCGCCCTCGTCCTCGCCGGTCTCTTTGGCCATGCAGTCCTTCCGCATCAAGGACGGACGGTTCGAATTTGAGGACCGGCAGGGCAAGGTTAAGGCCCTGGCTTTCGGTATAAACGAGGAACTGAGTTTCTCGGCCGACCTCAAGCTGGAGAACATCCGGACCAAGGGGACGATCAAGGTGGCCGACATCTCGGCCGAGGCGCCGGGACTCAAGGTCAGCAAGATCTACGTCAACATCAACCACGACATCGCGATCAACCTGCCGAAGAAAATAGTCACCATCAACGACATCACGGTGGCCCCGCAGGGCATCGCCTTTTCCCTGGGCGGCACCGTCACTAACTTCGACAGCCTGCCCATTCTCGACTTGGCGCTGAAGACCTCCGCCATCGAGATCAAGCAGATCATCAACGCCCTGCCGCCGGAGATTAAAGCTCAGGCCAAGGACGTTCAGGCCACCGGTCAGATCGAGCTGGGCCTAAAAGTAACCGGGCAGATAGATCCCAAGGACCCCAGGTCCCTGCCCAAGGTGGACGGCTCCATGGCTCTTAAGAACATCGGCATCAAGTACGCCATGCTGCCCAAGTCGGTCTCCGACGTCAACGGCCAGATCGCCTTCAGCGAGAAGGACCTAAACATCAAAAACATCTCGGCCAAGCTGGGCACGGCCGGGTTTTCAATGTCCTGTTTAGTTCAAAACTTCGAGAACCCTTACGTCAAGGCCGCCTTCAAGGGAAATTTTGACCTGGGCGAGGTCAAGGACTACGTGCCGCTGGAGGAGGGCCTGACGCTGTCGGGAAAGATCAACGCCGATTTCAAGGCCGAGGGAAAGATCAAGGACGTCAACAGTTTTAAAATGGACGGAAAGATCGAACTCAGAAACCTGAACTTTGCCACCGCGGCCCTGCTGAAGCCGGTCAGCGACATGAACGGCACGGTGCAGCTGACCAAGAATCTGATTAACATCCCGGACATCTCCTGCAAGATAGGGAGGTCTTCGATGTCCTTCAATGCCCAGGTCAAGAACTTTTTGAGCCTGGTCCCGGAGCAGCCGGCCCCCAAGGGCGGCAAGGCTCCGGTCGTTTTACCCAAGCAGGGCAAGGCCGTGATTACCTTCGCCCTCAATTCCCCGCTTTTAGACCTGGACGAGATGCTTCCCCCGCCGCCGAAAGCCTCCGACGCCGCCAAGTCTTTGTCGGACAAGAAAGCGCCGCCTGTAATGCTGCCCCTGCCCGATATGCTGATGGACGGCAAGGTGCGGATTGCCAAGATCAAATTCCTTAAAATAGACTTCGACAACCTGGCCGGCAATCTGACCCTGGCCGACCGCAAGCTCAATCTGGACGGGCAGGTCAATGTCTACTCCGGCAAGGTGCGGGGCACGGTCTGGGCCGATCTCAACGATCTCACAAAAATTGAATACCGGCTGGGGGCCAACGCCGAAAAATTAGAGGCCGATGATTTCCTGACGGCCCTAACTCCATTAGACAACCGGATGCATGCCAAACTGGACGTCAAGGGCGACTTTTCCGGCCTGGCCCCGGACACTATTTTAATCAAGAAGACGCTGAAAGGGCAGGGCAAAGCCAGCACCGGGGAGGGCAAGATCACCAACTGGCCGATGCTGGCCGACATCCTCAGCTACTGCAATCTGAGCGAGACCCGGGAAGTATCCTTCCGCTCACTTACCATGGGCTTCAGGATCGCGGACGAGAAGATATATCTTGATGACCTGCAGATGGCCAGCAAGTTCGGTGACGTCAGCCTTTCCGGCAGTTCCAGTTTCCTGGGTTACCTGGACTACCGGGTGTCCATAACCCTGACCAAGGAGGAATCGGACAAGGTCAAGCTCAAGGGCGGCAACGTGGCCGGGCTTTTCACCAACAAGGACGGCCGGGTGGCGCTGGACCTGCTGGTCAAGGGGCAGTCACCCAAGCCGGGCATCGGCCTGGATACCCAGATGGCCCAGGCCCGCTTAAAAGGCAAGGCCCAGGAGGAGATTGACAAGGCTAAGAAACAGGCCGAGGAGGCGGCCCAAAAACAGGC